A stretch of the Clostridiales bacterium genome encodes the following:
- the cysK gene encoding cysteine synthase A codes for MKIYERTTDLIGGTPLLKLTNYIAENAPGATILAKLEYFNPAGSVKDRIAKAMIEDAEAKGLLKPGSVIIEPTSGNTGIGLAAVAASRGYRIILTMPETMSVERRSLLKAYGAEIVLTEGAKGMKGAIAKADELAAEIPGSFIPGQFVNPANPAVHRATTGPEIWNDTDGTVDIFVAGVGTGGTLTGVGEFLKSKNPAVKVVAVEPAGSPVLSKGTPGPHKIQGIGAGFVPQTLNTNIYDEIIPVENEDAFATGRTLARKEGLLVGISAGAAVWAATELAKRPENKGKVIVALLPDTGDRYLSTPMFAD; via the coding sequence ATGAAGATTTATGAACGGACAACGGACCTGATCGGCGGAACGCCGCTGCTGAAACTGACGAACTATATTGCGGAGAACGCCCCCGGCGCGACCATCCTTGCCAAGCTGGAGTATTTCAATCCCGCCGGCAGCGTGAAGGACCGCATCGCGAAGGCCATGATTGAGGACGCGGAGGCGAAGGGCCTGCTGAAGCCCGGCAGCGTCATCATCGAACCGACCAGCGGCAACACCGGCATCGGCCTGGCTGCCGTGGCGGCTTCCCGCGGATACCGCATTATCCTGACCATGCCGGAGACGATGAGCGTGGAACGCCGCAGCCTGCTGAAGGCCTACGGCGCGGAAATCGTGCTCACCGAAGGCGCTAAGGGCATGAAGGGCGCCATCGCCAAAGCGGACGAGCTGGCGGCGGAAATTCCGGGCAGCTTTATCCCCGGCCAGTTTGTGAACCCCGCGAACCCGGCTGTCCACCGCGCGACAACCGGTCCGGAAATCTGGAATGATACGGACGGCACCGTGGACATCTTTGTGGCGGGCGTCGGCACCGGCGGCACCCTCACGGGCGTCGGCGAATTCCTGAAGAGCAAAAACCCCGCCGTGAAGGTTGTGGCGGTGGAACCCGCAGGATCTCCCGTGCTGAGCAAAGGCACGCCCGGCCCGCACAAGATCCAGGGCATCGGCGCCGGCTTTGTGCCCCAGACGCTGAACACGAACATCTACGACGAGATTATCCCCGTGGAAAATGAGGACGCCTTCGCGACCGGCCGCACGCTGGCCCGGAAGGAAGGCCTGCTGGTCGGTATCTCCGCCGGTGCCGCGGTATGGGCGGCGACCGAGCTGGCGAAGCGGCCGGAGAACAAGGGCAAGGTGATTGTGGCGCTGCTGCCGGATACCGGCGACCGTTACCTGTCCACCCCCATGTTTGCGGACTGA
- a CDS encoding histidine kinase encodes MGVDSNLLREMLMTPQIFLLVGLTVAVFTDTYLSRKHKMLMQVIFILAMSLVVQNVVEDWLACEHPNIQMRTGFAMYGYIVRPLFLLLFCHIVAPDRKHTAGWILLGLNTAIYLLLVPMTKLVFWIAADNHYQGGPLSKTCIITSFILLGHLLYLTVAENRKTRKRALWLPITIIIFIFVSIFQDYEIGGEQQPVAFLTMAIVGGSVFYYIWLHMQFAWKHEDAMHAQQRIQIMMSQIQPHFMYNTLATVQALCYSDPEQAAGTVEKFARYLRQNLDSLSETNLVPFRKELEHTQIYADIEMVMYPSVHVEWDIGEDDFLLPALTVQPIVENAIRYGARSRSEGKVVISTRREDGGVMIRVTDNGKGFDPDAVPLDTNRSHIGLKNVDERLEKMCNGSLDVKSVIGEGTTVTLWIPDPPPEAEDGNKPGRKKLPDKARNDG; translated from the coding sequence ATGGGAGTGGACAGCAATCTGCTTCGCGAGATGCTGATGACACCGCAGATCTTCCTGCTGGTCGGCCTCACGGTTGCCGTTTTTACCGATACCTACCTTTCCCGCAAGCATAAAATGCTCATGCAGGTGATCTTCATCCTGGCGATGAGCCTGGTGGTGCAGAATGTGGTGGAGGACTGGCTCGCGTGCGAGCATCCGAACATCCAGATGCGCACCGGCTTTGCCATGTACGGATATATTGTCCGGCCGCTGTTCCTGCTGCTGTTCTGCCATATTGTAGCCCCGGACCGGAAGCATACCGCCGGCTGGATCCTGCTCGGCCTGAATACCGCAATCTACCTGCTGCTGGTGCCGATGACGAAACTGGTGTTCTGGATTGCGGCGGACAACCATTACCAGGGCGGCCCCCTTTCGAAGACCTGCATTATTACCAGCTTTATCCTGCTGGGACACCTGCTGTACCTCACCGTGGCGGAAAACCGCAAAACGCGGAAGCGGGCGCTGTGGCTCCCGATCACGATCATCATATTCATTTTTGTATCCATTTTCCAGGATTATGAAATCGGCGGGGAGCAGCAGCCGGTCGCCTTCCTGACGATGGCGATCGTCGGCGGCTCCGTGTTCTACTATATCTGGCTGCACATGCAGTTTGCCTGGAAGCATGAGGACGCGATGCACGCGCAGCAGCGCATCCAGATCATGATGAGCCAGATCCAGCCGCACTTTATGTACAACACGCTGGCGACCGTACAGGCGCTCTGCTATTCCGATCCGGAACAGGCGGCCGGGACGGTGGAGAAATTCGCACGGTACCTGCGGCAGAACCTGGACTCGCTGAGCGAGACGAACCTGGTGCCGTTCCGCAAGGAGCTGGAGCATACCCAGATCTACGCGGATATTGAAATGGTCATGTATCCGTCCGTGCATGTGGAGTGGGATATCGGGGAGGACGATTTCCTGCTGCCGGCGCTGACGGTGCAGCCGATTGTGGAGAATGCCATCCGCTACGGGGCGCGCTCACGCTCCGAGGGGAAGGTGGTCATCTCCACCCGGCGGGAAGACGGCGGCGTGATGATCCGCGTGACGGACAACGGAAAGGGCTTCGATCCGGACGCGGTGCCGCTGGATACCAACCGGTCGCACATCGGCCTGAAAAACGTGGACGAGCGGCTGGAGAAGATGTGCAACGGCTCCCTGGATGTTAAGAGTGTGATTGGCGAGGGTACCACCGTGACCCTCTGGATTCCGGATCCTCCCCCGGAGGCCGAAGACGGGAATAAGCCCGGACGGAAGAAACTGCCGGATAAAGCGAGGAACGACGGATGA
- a CDS encoding response regulator, protein MRVICVDDAAVILQHTLKLLEEMPQIDEVKGFTNPLEALDFVKENPVDLALLDIEMPEMNGIQLAGKIKEVRPGVAIIFLTAYSQYAVDAFSVRAAGYLLKPVTAEALKKDIAYVLSARPKKVEGDIVIRTFGNFDVYVKGEPVRFKSAKGKELLAYLVDRRGGNVTRAEAFSVLWEDRDYDRGMQKSFDVVIRRLRETLREYKIEKIFEMKQGTMRVCPETFTCDAYLFYDGDVDVINTYPGEYMSAYSWASMTESFLTWKLTGER, encoded by the coding sequence ATGAGAGTTATTTGTGTGGACGACGCTGCGGTGATCCTGCAGCACACGCTGAAGCTGCTGGAGGAAATGCCGCAGATTGACGAGGTGAAAGGCTTCACCAATCCCCTGGAGGCGCTCGATTTTGTGAAGGAGAACCCGGTGGACCTGGCGCTGCTGGACATCGAGATGCCGGAGATGAACGGCATCCAGCTGGCGGGAAAGATCAAGGAGGTCCGCCCGGGAGTCGCCATCATCTTCCTCACGGCCTATTCCCAGTACGCGGTGGACGCCTTTTCCGTACGCGCGGCCGGATACCTGCTGAAGCCCGTGACCGCGGAGGCGCTGAAGAAGGATATCGCCTATGTGCTGTCCGCCCGGCCGAAGAAGGTGGAAGGGGATATCGTGATCCGCACCTTCGGCAATTTCGACGTGTACGTGAAGGGCGAGCCGGTACGGTTCAAGTCCGCCAAGGGCAAGGAACTGCTGGCCTACCTGGTGGACCGGCGCGGCGGGAACGTCACCCGTGCGGAGGCCTTCTCCGTGCTGTGGGAAGACCGGGATTACGACCGCGGCATGCAGAAATCGTTCGACGTGGTGATCCGCCGCCTGCGGGAAACGCTGCGGGAGTACAAGATAGAAAAAATATTCGAGATGAAACAGGGCACCATGCGGGTGTGCCCGGAGACTTTCACCTGTGACGCGTACCTCTTCTACGACGGGGACGTGGATGTGATCAATACTTATCCCGGCGAGTATATGAGCGCCTATTCCTGGGCGAGCATGACGGAAAGCTTCCTTACCTGGAAACTGACCGGGGAACGGTAA
- a CDS encoding tartrate dehydrogenase produces MVTYRMASVPGDGIGPEVIAEGIKVLNAVAALDGGFRFEWTEFPWGCDFYLQHGKMMDDDGIEQLKQFDAIYLGAVGAPGVPDHISLWGLLLEIRKGFDQYINLRPVKLLQGAPCPLKDAKPEDINMTFVRENSEGEYAGSGAWLYKGQPNEVVIQNGVFSRHGCERVIRYAYELARKEHKTLTSISKGNALNYSMVFWDQVFSEVGREYPDVKTYSLLVDAASMFMVKNPKRFEIVVTSNLFGDILTDLGAAIAGGMGLAAGANLNPERKFPSMFEPIHGSAPDIAGKGIADPLAAVWSASQILDFFGYEEWGRKVIDAIERLLTEKQVLTPDIGGTASTREVGDAIVRILKE; encoded by the coding sequence ATGGTAACGTACAGAATGGCTTCCGTTCCCGGGGACGGAATCGGCCCGGAGGTCATTGCCGAAGGGATCAAAGTGCTCAACGCGGTGGCCGCGCTGGACGGCGGTTTCCGTTTCGAATGGACGGAATTCCCCTGGGGCTGCGATTTCTACCTGCAGCACGGGAAGATGATGGATGACGACGGCATCGAACAGCTGAAGCAGTTCGACGCCATCTACCTCGGTGCGGTCGGCGCCCCCGGCGTGCCGGACCATATCTCCCTGTGGGGGCTGCTGCTGGAAATCCGCAAAGGTTTTGACCAGTATATCAACCTGCGGCCGGTGAAGCTGCTGCAGGGCGCGCCCTGCCCGCTGAAGGACGCGAAGCCGGAGGACATCAACATGACCTTCGTCCGCGAGAACAGCGAGGGCGAATACGCCGGCAGCGGCGCGTGGCTGTATAAGGGCCAGCCGAACGAAGTGGTGATCCAGAACGGTGTGTTCTCCCGCCATGGCTGCGAGCGGGTCATCCGCTACGCCTATGAGCTGGCCCGGAAGGAGCACAAAACGCTGACGAGCATCAGCAAGGGCAACGCGCTCAACTACTCCATGGTCTTCTGGGACCAGGTTTTTTCCGAAGTCGGCCGGGAATACCCGGATGTGAAGACTTACTCCCTGCTGGTGGACGCGGCGAGCATGTTCATGGTGAAAAACCCGAAGCGGTTTGAGATCGTCGTCACCTCCAACCTCTTTGGCGATATCCTCACCGACCTGGGCGCCGCCATCGCCGGCGGCATGGGCCTGGCTGCCGGGGCCAACCTGAACCCGGAGCGGAAGTTCCCCTCCATGTTCGAGCCGATCCACGGCTCCGCGCCGGACATCGCCGGCAAGGGAATTGCCGATCCGCTGGCGGCCGTCTGGTCCGCATCCCAGATCCTGGACTTCTTCGGCTATGAGGAATGGGGCCGCAAGGTGATTGACGCCATCGAGCGCCTGCTCACGGAAAAGCAGGTCCTCACGCCGGATATCGGCGGAACCGCCTCCACGCGGGAGGTCGGGGACGCGATTGTCCGGATCCTTAAGGAATAA
- a CDS encoding glycerate kinase, protein MNQQLRSDADQIIRKAIAAVQPDAAVQRALRGKEFPGRVLLVAAGKAAWQMAKAASDCLGDRIENGVVVTKYDHVMGPIANFTCFEAGHPVPDENSFRGTQAALDLVADLTEKDTVLFLLSGGGSALFEKPLIPAAELQDITGQLLACGADIVEINTLRKRFSQVKGGRFAQLCWPAKVEAVILSDILGDPLDMIASGPACPDTATAEDAQRIRRKYSLRMSEAAEKLLDIETPKTLDNVHTQINGSVRELCSAAATVCRELGYEPVMLTDQLCCQAREAGSFLASILKTHASDTRALAFIAGGETVVKLTGHGKGGRNQEIALSAAAGIAGLERAAVFSVGSDGTDGPTDAAGGYADGDTCRELLEQGITIDAVLQDNDAYHALEKTGGLIITGPTGTNVNDVAVALLN, encoded by the coding sequence ATGAACCAGCAATTACGCAGTGATGCCGATCAGATTATCCGGAAGGCGATTGCCGCCGTCCAGCCGGACGCCGCGGTGCAGCGTGCCCTGAGGGGAAAGGAATTCCCGGGCCGGGTGCTGCTGGTGGCCGCGGGCAAGGCCGCGTGGCAGATGGCCAAAGCCGCTTCCGACTGCCTGGGCGACCGGATTGAGAACGGTGTCGTGGTAACGAAATATGACCATGTCATGGGTCCCATCGCCAACTTTACATGCTTTGAGGCCGGGCACCCGGTGCCGGATGAGAATTCTTTCAGAGGCACCCAGGCGGCGCTGGACCTGGTGGCGGACCTGACGGAAAAGGATACCGTGCTGTTCCTGCTTTCCGGCGGCGGCAGCGCATTGTTTGAAAAACCCCTGATTCCCGCCGCGGAGCTGCAGGACATTACCGGCCAGCTGCTGGCCTGCGGAGCGGACATCGTGGAGATCAACACGCTGCGCAAGCGTTTTTCCCAGGTGAAGGGCGGCCGGTTTGCCCAGCTGTGCTGGCCGGCGAAGGTGGAGGCCGTGATTCTTTCCGATATTCTCGGCGACCCGCTGGATATGATCGCTTCCGGTCCCGCCTGCCCGGATACCGCCACCGCGGAGGACGCGCAGCGGATCCGCCGGAAATACAGCCTGCGCATGTCGGAAGCAGCGGAGAAGCTGCTGGATATTGAGACGCCCAAAACCCTGGACAATGTGCATACGCAGATCAACGGCAGCGTGCGCGAGCTGTGCTCCGCAGCGGCTACGGTCTGCCGGGAACTGGGCTATGAACCCGTCATGCTGACGGACCAGCTGTGCTGCCAGGCACGGGAGGCGGGAAGCTTCCTGGCTTCCATCCTGAAGACCCATGCTTCGGACACCCGGGCGCTGGCATTCATCGCCGGCGGCGAGACGGTCGTGAAGCTGACCGGGCACGGCAAGGGCGGACGGAACCAGGAGATCGCGCTATCCGCCGCGGCTGGGATTGCCGGCCTGGAACGGGCGGCTGTGTTCTCGGTGGGCAGCGACGGGACGGACGGCCCGACGGACGCGGCCGGCGGCTATGCCGACGGCGATACCTGCCGGGAACTCCTGGAACAGGGAATCACCATCGATGCTGTGCTGCAGGACAATGACGCGTACCACGCGCTGGAGAAAACCGGCGGCCTGATCATCACCGGCCCGACGGGAACGAACGTCAACGACGTGGCGGTTGCCCTGCTGAACTGA
- the larA gene encoding nickel-dependent lactate racemase — protein MKTIQIPYYTSTMDLHVEEENLKAVIYSGTDEYKTDKTEAELVEEALRNPIGTPPLRELAKGKKKIVLITSDHTRAVPSKLTLPILLREIREGNPEADITILIATGLHRKTTEEEQRRMFGDAIVDNEKIVVNEAFKQEDFDFVCGLPSGAELWVNKLATHCDLLISEGFIEPHFFAGFSGGRKSVLPGICNAATVNENHSYKAIASPFSTTGVLKHNPIHEDMVYAARSVHLAFILNVALNSKKKVIAAFAGDMEEAHEKGVEFVRSLAQCPGITGDIVVTSNGGYPLDQNLYQSPKAVATAEACCKDGGVIIMCCSCVDGMGGTHFEKLIVKGTVDEIDAYLSKIPPKESISEQWCAQIYSRILKKHRVILVTTYLDHDLVRKANMIPASSPDEALAMAYDMMGKDAKVVVIPDGVAVLAVKEEGK, from the coding sequence GTGAAAACGATTCAGATTCCGTATTACACATCGACCATGGATCTGCATGTGGAAGAGGAAAACCTGAAGGCGGTCATCTATTCCGGAACGGACGAGTACAAAACGGACAAAACCGAGGCGGAACTCGTGGAAGAAGCGCTCCGGAATCCGATCGGCACGCCTCCGCTGCGGGAACTGGCGAAGGGGAAGAAGAAGATCGTCCTGATTACCAGCGACCATACCCGCGCGGTGCCCAGCAAGCTGACACTGCCGATCCTGCTGCGGGAAATCCGGGAAGGGAACCCGGAGGCGGACATCACCATCCTCATCGCGACCGGTCTGCACCGCAAGACCACCGAGGAAGAACAGCGCCGGATGTTCGGCGACGCAATTGTGGACAATGAAAAAATCGTGGTCAACGAAGCCTTTAAACAGGAAGACTTCGACTTTGTCTGCGGCCTGCCCTCCGGCGCGGAGCTGTGGGTGAACAAGCTGGCGACGCACTGCGATCTGCTGATTTCCGAAGGCTTTATCGAGCCGCATTTCTTCGCGGGCTTCTCCGGCGGGCGCAAGAGCGTGCTGCCGGGCATCTGCAACGCGGCGACGGTGAACGAGAACCATTCCTACAAGGCGATCGCGAGCCCCTTCTCCACCACCGGCGTGCTGAAGCACAACCCGATCCACGAGGATATGGTCTATGCGGCGCGCAGCGTGCACCTGGCCTTTATCCTCAACGTGGCGCTGAACTCAAAGAAAAAGGTGATCGCGGCCTTTGCCGGCGACATGGAGGAAGCCCATGAGAAGGGCGTGGAGTTCGTCCGTTCGCTGGCCCAGTGCCCGGGGATTACCGGGGATATCGTGGTGACCTCCAACGGCGGATATCCGCTGGACCAGAACCTGTACCAGAGCCCGAAGGCTGTGGCGACCGCGGAGGCCTGCTGCAAGGACGGCGGCGTGATCATCATGTGCTGCAGCTGCGTGGACGGAATGGGCGGCACCCACTTTGAGAAACTGATCGTCAAAGGCACGGTGGACGAGATTGACGCGTACCTGTCCAAAATCCCGCCGAAGGAGAGTATCTCCGAGCAGTGGTGCGCGCAGATTTATTCCCGGATCCTGAAGAAGCACAGGGTGATCCTGGTGACCACCTACCTGGACCACGACCTGGTGCGCAAGGCCAACATGATCCCGGCCTCCAGCCCGGATGAGGCGCTGGCGATGGCCTATGACATGATGGGGAAGGACGCGAAGGTGGTTGTGATTCCAGACGGTGTGGCGGTCCTTGCCGTGAAGGAGGAAGGAAAATGA
- a CDS encoding UxaA family hydrolase — MMKGLALRVDDLDNVATVFANGVTAGTEIDVRDKRGNTDRITVHSDIPYGHKIAVTDIPAGSHIMKYGESIGEAECDIRRGDYVHVHNMKALRGRGDLEGEA, encoded by the coding sequence ATGATGAAAGGCCTGGCGCTCCGGGTGGATGACCTGGACAACGTGGCAACGGTGTTTGCCAACGGCGTGACCGCCGGAACGGAAATTGACGTGCGCGACAAGCGCGGGAATACCGACCGCATCACGGTGCATTCCGACATTCCCTACGGCCACAAGATCGCGGTGACCGATATTCCGGCCGGGAGCCATATCATGAAGTACGGTGAATCCATCGGCGAGGCAGAATGCGATATCCGCCGCGGGGACTACGTCCACGTTCATAATATGAAGGCGCTGCGCGGGCGCGGCGACCTGGAAGGGGAGGCTTGA
- a CDS encoding UxaA family hydrolase, giving the protein MAYTFQGYRRPDGKIGARNLVAVIPSVICANDVGQAICRQVQGTIGYFHHQGCCQLPLDLKRVTDTLSNLGQSANVGAALIVSLGCEGTDHERIVEEIRATGKPVEIIRIQELGGTSRAIQAGIDAAQRMVQEISGMQRETADISELTMAIKCGASDTTSGMASNCVIGYVADKLVDLGATVIFGETTEFLGGEHILARRAVGGENGPVGQKIYRIVDEMEKRAMAIGEDMRGGQPTPGNIAGGLSSIEEKSLGAIVKSGHRPIQGVLEYCDRADGKKGLWIKDSPGREPEILTGMAATGAQVMMFSTGRGAPQGFPSMPVIKICGNPNTYERMQHDMDLNAGRIITGEKTIEEVGEEAFALLLEVLNGKMTRNEALGYYGSMDIFCLGPVI; this is encoded by the coding sequence ATGGCATACACATTCCAGGGATACCGCCGTCCGGACGGCAAAATCGGCGCGCGGAATCTCGTCGCGGTGATCCCCAGCGTGATCTGCGCCAATGACGTGGGGCAGGCCATCTGCCGGCAGGTGCAGGGCACCATCGGATACTTCCACCACCAGGGCTGCTGCCAGCTGCCGCTGGACCTGAAGCGGGTGACGGATACGCTGTCCAACCTGGGACAGAGCGCGAACGTCGGCGCGGCGCTGATTGTGAGCCTCGGCTGCGAGGGAACAGACCATGAGCGCATTGTGGAAGAGATCCGGGCCACCGGCAAACCGGTGGAAATCATCCGGATCCAGGAGCTCGGCGGAACGAGCCGGGCGATCCAGGCGGGCATCGACGCGGCCCAGCGCATGGTGCAGGAGATTTCAGGCATGCAGCGGGAAACCGCGGACATCTCCGAACTGACCATGGCGATCAAGTGCGGCGCCAGCGATACCACCAGCGGCATGGCCAGCAACTGCGTGATCGGCTATGTGGCGGATAAGCTGGTGGACCTGGGCGCAACGGTGATCTTTGGCGAGACGACGGAGTTCCTGGGCGGGGAGCATATCCTGGCCCGGCGCGCCGTGGGCGGCGAGAACGGCCCGGTCGGACAGAAGATTTACAGAATCGTGGATGAAATGGAAAAGCGCGCGATGGCCATCGGCGAGGATATGCGCGGCGGCCAGCCGACGCCCGGCAACATCGCCGGCGGACTGAGCAGCATCGAGGAAAAGAGCCTCGGCGCCATCGTGAAATCCGGCCACCGGCCGATCCAGGGCGTGCTGGAATACTGCGACCGCGCGGACGGGAAGAAGGGCCTGTGGATCAAGGATTCCCCCGGACGCGAGCCGGAGATCCTCACCGGCATGGCGGCCACCGGCGCGCAGGTGATGATGTTCTCCACCGGGCGCGGCGCCCCGCAGGGATTCCCCTCCATGCCCGTGATCAAGATCTGCGGCAACCCGAACACCTATGAGCGGATGCAGCATGATATGGACCTGAACGCCGGGCGGATCATCACCGGCGAGAAGACGATCGAGGAGGTCGGCGAGGAAGCCTTCGCGCTGCTGCTGGAGGTCCTGAACGGAAAGATGACCAGGAATGAGGCGCTGGGCTATTACGGCAGCATGGATATCTTCTGCCTCGGCCCGGTGATCTGA
- a CDS encoding GntP family permease, whose translation MMSPVLAMAIGIVVMLLLIIFTRMHAFPALIISAVLIAILAMPVGDVINTVTTGFGNTMKSIGIVIGFGCIMGIFLEKSGAAKRMALTILKLVGVKNCDVVLGLTGFVVSIPVFCDSGFVILSSLAKEFSRLTKKSMVWLGGILGMGLYITHFMVPPTPGPLAVVSTFNENGHGLDLGLYIIYGLLISIPLFIAAVFLFRYYGKKYPDLVVRDEEIDRSKYTPAQLAVLDRIAQKSREGKELENKDFEDLLAAEKLPSAFMSFFTLLCPIVLIFANTIVGQIPALNGTTFKGIVQLIGNPVMALFISLCIGAFFLCREFDRKTCVKLMGDACKDAGPIVFITAAGGALGAVINNIGAAKIMADWLVATGIPGILVPILIGVIMRFPQGSGTTAMITGSAIVAPMVATLGINPYLAALALCLTTMCPSYLNDSYFHVVTNFSGMDIKTSLKTWSVSTFIIPAVGSVILILLSLVIH comes from the coding sequence ATGATGAGCCCTGTACTTGCCATGGCAATCGGTATTGTGGTCATGCTGCTGCTGATCATCTTTACCCGGATGCACGCATTCCCAGCCCTGATTATCTCCGCGGTCCTGATCGCCATCCTGGCGATGCCGGTCGGTGACGTCATCAACACGGTGACCACCGGTTTCGGCAACACGATGAAGAGCATCGGTATCGTCATCGGCTTCGGATGTATCATGGGTATTTTCCTGGAGAAATCCGGAGCTGCCAAGCGGATGGCCCTGACCATCCTGAAGCTGGTCGGCGTCAAGAACTGCGACGTCGTGCTCGGCCTGACCGGTTTTGTGGTATCCATCCCGGTGTTCTGCGATTCCGGTTTCGTCATCCTGTCCTCGCTGGCGAAGGAATTCTCCCGCCTGACCAAGAAGAGCATGGTCTGGCTGGGCGGCATCCTCGGCATGGGCCTGTATATCACGCACTTCATGGTGCCGCCGACCCCCGGCCCGCTGGCGGTTGTCTCTACGTTCAATGAGAACGGCCACGGCCTGGACCTCGGCCTGTACATCATCTACGGCCTGCTGATCTCCATCCCGCTGTTCATCGCCGCCGTGTTCCTCTTCCGGTACTACGGCAAGAAGTATCCGGACCTGGTCGTCCGCGATGAGGAAATCGACCGCTCCAAGTACACCCCGGCGCAGCTGGCCGTCCTCGACCGCATCGCCCAGAAGTCCCGCGAGGGCAAGGAACTGGAGAACAAGGACTTTGAAGACCTGCTGGCCGCCGAGAAGCTGCCGAGCGCGTTCATGTCCTTCTTCACCCTGCTGTGCCCCATCGTGCTGATCTTCGCCAACACCATCGTCGGCCAGATCCCCGCGCTGAACGGAACCACCTTCAAGGGAATCGTGCAGCTGATCGGTAACCCCGTGATGGCGCTGTTCATCTCCCTGTGCATCGGCGCGTTCTTCCTCTGCAGGGAATTTGACCGCAAGACCTGCGTGAAGCTGATGGGCGATGCCTGCAAGGACGCCGGCCCCATCGTGTTCATCACCGCCGCCGGCGGCGCGCTGGGCGCTGTCATCAACAATATCGGCGCTGCCAAGATCATGGCGGACTGGCTGGTTGCCACCGGTATCCCCGGCATCCTGGTCCCGATCCTGATCGGTGTGATCATGCGGTTCCCGCAGGGCTCCGGCACCACGGCCATGATCACCGGTTCCGCGATCGTTGCTCCCATGGTTGCCACCCTGGGCATCAACCCCTACCTCGCGGCGCTGGCACTGTGCCTTACCACGATGTGCCCCAGCTACCTCAACGACTCCTACTTCCATGTGGTGACCAACTTCTCCGGCATGGACATCAAGACCAGCCTGAAGACATGGTCGGTTTCCACCTTCATTATCCCGGCGGTAGGATCGGTCATCCTGATTCTCCTCTCGCTGGTTATCCACTGA
- a CDS encoding GntR family transcriptional regulator, with protein sequence MAAKRTITTMREQVYQILRDNICRGVYAPGTRLQELDIAESLDVSRSPVREALRQLAADGLLLEIPNKGVYVKEFTAKDIEEIFDLRVMLEAYAIYHSAGHQTSARRDRLLRLLGDLEKHFKDGDVEAYTATDEKLHEEIVHLADNSLVNDTYDRVRSMNQQFRILSLMDAQRFRESLDEHREIVHALLTGNPEQADRINRTHLELARDAILRGMNSEK encoded by the coding sequence ATGGCCGCGAAAAGAACCATTACGACCATGCGCGAGCAGGTCTACCAGATCCTCCGGGACAATATCTGCCGGGGCGTATACGCGCCCGGCACCCGCCTGCAGGAACTGGACATCGCGGAGAGCCTGGACGTGAGCCGCAGCCCGGTGCGCGAGGCACTGCGCCAGCTGGCGGCAGACGGCCTGCTGCTGGAAATCCCCAACAAGGGCGTATACGTCAAGGAATTCACCGCGAAGGATATTGAGGAAATCTTCGACCTGCGGGTGATGCTGGAGGCCTACGCGATTTACCACAGCGCCGGGCACCAGACCTCCGCCCGGCGGGACCGCCTGCTGCGGCTGCTGGGAGATCTGGAGAAGCATTTCAAAGACGGCGACGTGGAGGCCTATACCGCCACGGACGAGAAGCTGCACGAGGAGATCGTGCACCTGGCTGACAACAGCCTGGTGAACGACACCTACGACCGGGTGCGCTCCATGAACCAGCAGTTCCGCATCCTGTCCCTGATGGACGCGCAGCGCTTCCGGGAATCGCTGGATGAGCACCGGGAAATCGTCCACGCGCTGCTGACGGGGAATCCGGAGCAGGCGGACAGAATCAACCGCACCCACCTGGAACTGGCGCGGGACGCCATCCTGCGGGGAATGAATTCCGAAAAATAA